From Camelina sativa cultivar DH55 chromosome 20, Cs, whole genome shotgun sequence, the proteins below share one genomic window:
- the LOC104771233 gene encoding pentatricopeptide repeat-containing protein At5g27270 isoform X1 produces MKSDFLTSTTHFNPSIFLPKIPSRKSKISVTSSSSPGVRPDPWSLSDSNPEKPKPRYERPKHPLSDDDARRIIKKKAQYLSTLRRNQGSHAMTPKWIKRTPEQMVQYLEDDRNGQMYGKHVVAAIKTVRGLSQRRQGSGDDMRFVMSSFVTKLSFRDMCVVLKEQRGWRQVRDFFSWMKLQLSYRPSVVVYTIVLRLYGQVGKIKMAEETFLEMLEVGCEPDAVACGTMLCTYARWGRHNAMLTFYKAVQERRIVLASSVYNFMMSSLQKKSLHEKVIDLWLEMVEEGVPPTEFTYTLVVSSYAKQGFNEDALETFGEMKSLGFVPEEVTYSSVIGLSLKAGDWDQAVRLYEDMRSQGIVPSNYTCASMLSLYYKTENYPKALSLFADMERNKIPADEVIRGLIIRIYGKLGLFHDAQSMFEETERLNLLAGEKTYLAMSQVHLNSGNVVKALDVIEMMKTREIPFSRFAFIVMLQCYAKIQNVDCAEEAFRALSKTGLPDASSCNDMLNLYTRLNLGEKAKVFIKHIMADQVHFDIELYKTAMRVYCKEGMVSEAIELVEKMSRESEVKDNRFVQTLAEAMHIERNKQVKHEAVINVSRLDLTALGLLLTLRLKEGNLNETEAILKLMFTTDHGSLAVNRVIISFVREGDVSKAEILADLIIELGLTIEEETVATLIAVYGRLQKLKEAKRLYRTAEESKNLGKSVISSMIDAYVRCGWLEDAYGLFMESAKKGCDPGAVTISILVNALTNRGKHREAEHISQTCLEKNMELDTVGYNTLIKAMLEAGKLQCASEIYERMHNAGVPCSIQTYNTMISVYGRGLQLDKAIEVFSNARRSGLYLDEKVYTNMIMHYGKAGKMSEALALFTEMQKKGIKPGAPSYNMMVKTCASSRLHREVDELLQAMERSGRCTNDSSSTYLSLVQAYAESSQYAEAEKTITLMQEKGIPLSHSHFSSLLFAFAKAGMMDDAERIYCKMSEANISPDSACKRTILKGYMSCGNAEKGILFYEKMIRSSVEDDRFVSSVVQDLYKAVGTRLQDV; encoded by the exons atgaaGAGTGACTTCCTCACTTCCACAACGCACTTCAATCCTTCAATTTTTCTTCCCAAAATACCCTCAAGAAAGTCAAAAATATCAGTAACGTCATCTTCTTCGCCCGGAGTACGACCCGACCCGTGGTCACTTAGCGACAGTAACCCGGAAAAACCGAAACCGAGATACGAGAGGCCGAAACATCCGTTATCAGACGACGACGCTCGACGAATCATAAAGAAGAAAGCACAGTATCTAAGCACGTTGAGAAGGAACCAAGGCTCACACGCTATGACTCCCAAATGGATTAAGCGAACTCCTGAGCAAATGGTTCAGTATTTGGAAGATGATCGGAATGGTCAGATGTACGGGAAACATGTGGTGGCTGCGATTAAAACGGTGAGAGGCTTGTCACAGCGGAGACAAGGTAGTGGTGATGATATGAGATTCGTGATGAGTAGCTTTGTAACGAAGCTGAGCTTTAGAGATATGTGTGTTGTTTTGAAAGAACAAAGAGGTTGGAGACAAGTTCGAGATTTCTTCTCTTGGATGAAATTGCAG TTAAGTTACCGTCCGAGTGTAGTTGTCTATACGATTGTTCTCCGTTTGTATGGACAAGTCGGGAAGATTAAGATGGCTGAGGAAACTTTTTTGGAAATGCTTGAAGTGGGATGTGAGCCAGATGCAGTAGCTTGTGGTACAATGTTGTGTACATACGCTAGATGGGGACGTCACAACGCTATGTTGACGTTTTACAAAGCTGTTCAAGAAAGGCGGATCGTTTTAGCTTCTTCCGTGTATAATTTCATGATGTCGTCTCTTCAGAAGAAATCACTTCATGAGAAAGTGATTGatttatggttagagatggtcGAGGAAGGTGTGCCACCGACTGAATTCACGTATACGTTGGTTGTGAGTTCATATGCTAAACAAGGTTTTAACGAGGATGCGTTGGAAACTTTTGGTGAGATGAAGAGCTTGGGGTTTGTTCCAGAGGAAGTAACTTACAGCTCGGTTATTGGTTTAAGTCTGAAGGCTGGTGATTGGGATCAGGCTGTTCGATTGTATGAGGACATGAGATCTCAAGGAATCGTTCCGAGCAACTATACTTGTGCTTCTATGTTGAGTTTATATTACAAAACTGAGAATTACCCGAAAGCGCTTTCTCTCTTTGCAGACatggaaagaaataaaattccAGCTGATGAGGTCATTCGTGGGTTGATCATCAGAATATATGGGAAGCTTGGACTTTTCCATGATGCGCAAAGTATGTTTGAGGAGACTGAACGCCTGAATCTACTGGCTGGTGAGAAAACGTATTTGGCAATGTCTCAAGTTCATCTGAACTCGGGAAATGTTGTCAAAGCATTAGATGTAATTGAAATGATGAAGACCAGAGAGATTCCTTTTTCCAGATTTGCCTTTATTGTCATGTTACAGTGTTATGCTAAGATACAGAATGTTGACTGTGCTGAGGAAGCATTTCGAGCTTTATCAAAGACTGGACTTCCTGATGCTAGTTCTTGTAACGACATGCTCAATTTGTATACCAGACTCAATTTAGGAGAGAAAGCTAAGGTTTTTATCAAGCACATAATGGCTGATCAAGTGCACTTTGATATAGAGCTTTACAAGACGGCTATGAGAGTGTATTGCAAGGAGGGAATGGTATCAGAAGCTATAGAGTTGGTAGAGAAAATGAGTAGAGAATCCGAGGTTAAGGATAACAGATTTGTACAAACACTTGCAGAGGCAATGCATATCGaaagaaacaagcaagttaAACACGAAGCAGTTATAAACGTGAGTCGACTTGATCTCACAGCTCTCGGATTGCTGCTCACTTTGCGACTAAAAGAGGGAAATTTGAATGAGACTGAAGCAATACTGAAATTAATGTTCACGACTGATCATGGTTCATTGGCAGTAAATCGAGTCATAATTAGCTTTGTGAGAGAAG GTGATGTATCTAAAGCAGAGATTCTTGCCGATTTGATTATTGAACTAGGACTCACGATAGAGGAGGAAACAGTCGCGACTTTGATTGCTGTTTATGGGAGGCTACAGAAGCTTAAAGAGGCGAAGCGGCTTTACCGTACAGCAGAAGAATCTAAAAATCTGGGGAAATCTGTTATCAGCTCAATGATTGATGCTTACGTAAGATGTGGCTGGCTTGAAGATGCATATGGACTCTTCATGGAATCAGCAAAAAAGGGCTGTGACCCAGGAGCTGTTACCATCAGCATACTTGTTAATGCTCTAACAAATCGAG GGAAACACCGGGAAGCAGAACATATATCACAGACCTGCCTTGAAAAAAATATGGAGCTTGACACCGTTGGGTATAATACTCTTATCAAGGCAATGCTTGAAGCAG GTAAACTACAATGTGCATCCGAAATTTATGAGCGGATGCATAATGCAGGTGTTCCTTGTTCGATTCAGACCTATAACACAATGATCAG CGTGTATGGGCGGGGTCTGCAGCTGGACAAAGCAATTGAGGTTTTTAGTAACGCCCGTAGATCGGGATTATATCTGGACGAGAAAGTATACACAAATATGATTATGCATTATGGAAAGGCTG GAAAGATGAGTGAAGCATTGGCATTGTTTACTGAAATGCAGAAGAAAGGGATCAAACCTGGAGCG CCTAGCTACAACATGATGGTCAAAACATGTGCAAGCAGTAGACTCCATCGCGAGGTCGATGAACTTCTGCAAGCAATGGAAAGAAGTGGTCGCTGTACCAACGACTCATCATCCACCTACCTCTCTTTAGTTCAAGCTTATGCTGAGAGTTCACAGTACGCAGAAGCGGAGAAGACGATAACTCTCATGCAAGAGAAAGGCATCCCGCTATCTCACAGCCATTTCAGTTCATTGCTCTTTGCCTTCGCCAAAGCTGGGATGATGGATGATGCCGAAAGGATATACTGCAAGATGTCTGAAGCCAATATAAGCCCGGACAGCGCTTGCAAGCGCACGATCCTAAAAGGATACATGAGCTGTGGTAACGCCGAGAAAGGGATATTGTTCTATGAGAAAATGATAAGAAGCTCTGTGGAAGATGACAGATTTGTTAGCAGTGTAGTCCAAGATCTGTATAAAGCTGTTGGTACAAGACTACAAGATgtataa
- the LOC104771233 gene encoding pentatricopeptide repeat-containing protein At5g27270 isoform X2, which translates to MAEETFLEMLEVGCEPDAVACGTMLCTYARWGRHNAMLTFYKAVQERRIVLASSVYNFMMSSLQKKSLHEKVIDLWLEMVEEGVPPTEFTYTLVVSSYAKQGFNEDALETFGEMKSLGFVPEEVTYSSVIGLSLKAGDWDQAVRLYEDMRSQGIVPSNYTCASMLSLYYKTENYPKALSLFADMERNKIPADEVIRGLIIRIYGKLGLFHDAQSMFEETERLNLLAGEKTYLAMSQVHLNSGNVVKALDVIEMMKTREIPFSRFAFIVMLQCYAKIQNVDCAEEAFRALSKTGLPDASSCNDMLNLYTRLNLGEKAKVFIKHIMADQVHFDIELYKTAMRVYCKEGMVSEAIELVEKMSRESEVKDNRFVQTLAEAMHIERNKQVKHEAVINVSRLDLTALGLLLTLRLKEGNLNETEAILKLMFTTDHGSLAVNRVIISFVREGDVSKAEILADLIIELGLTIEEETVATLIAVYGRLQKLKEAKRLYRTAEESKNLGKSVISSMIDAYVRCGWLEDAYGLFMESAKKGCDPGAVTISILVNALTNRGKHREAEHISQTCLEKNMELDTVGYNTLIKAMLEAGKLQCASEIYERMHNAGVPCSIQTYNTMISVYGRGLQLDKAIEVFSNARRSGLYLDEKVYTNMIMHYGKAGKMSEALALFTEMQKKGIKPGAPSYNMMVKTCASSRLHREVDELLQAMERSGRCTNDSSSTYLSLVQAYAESSQYAEAEKTITLMQEKGIPLSHSHFSSLLFAFAKAGMMDDAERIYCKMSEANISPDSACKRTILKGYMSCGNAEKGILFYEKMIRSSVEDDRFVSSVVQDLYKAVGTRLQDV; encoded by the exons ATGGCTGAGGAAACTTTTTTGGAAATGCTTGAAGTGGGATGTGAGCCAGATGCAGTAGCTTGTGGTACAATGTTGTGTACATACGCTAGATGGGGACGTCACAACGCTATGTTGACGTTTTACAAAGCTGTTCAAGAAAGGCGGATCGTTTTAGCTTCTTCCGTGTATAATTTCATGATGTCGTCTCTTCAGAAGAAATCACTTCATGAGAAAGTGATTGatttatggttagagatggtcGAGGAAGGTGTGCCACCGACTGAATTCACGTATACGTTGGTTGTGAGTTCATATGCTAAACAAGGTTTTAACGAGGATGCGTTGGAAACTTTTGGTGAGATGAAGAGCTTGGGGTTTGTTCCAGAGGAAGTAACTTACAGCTCGGTTATTGGTTTAAGTCTGAAGGCTGGTGATTGGGATCAGGCTGTTCGATTGTATGAGGACATGAGATCTCAAGGAATCGTTCCGAGCAACTATACTTGTGCTTCTATGTTGAGTTTATATTACAAAACTGAGAATTACCCGAAAGCGCTTTCTCTCTTTGCAGACatggaaagaaataaaattccAGCTGATGAGGTCATTCGTGGGTTGATCATCAGAATATATGGGAAGCTTGGACTTTTCCATGATGCGCAAAGTATGTTTGAGGAGACTGAACGCCTGAATCTACTGGCTGGTGAGAAAACGTATTTGGCAATGTCTCAAGTTCATCTGAACTCGGGAAATGTTGTCAAAGCATTAGATGTAATTGAAATGATGAAGACCAGAGAGATTCCTTTTTCCAGATTTGCCTTTATTGTCATGTTACAGTGTTATGCTAAGATACAGAATGTTGACTGTGCTGAGGAAGCATTTCGAGCTTTATCAAAGACTGGACTTCCTGATGCTAGTTCTTGTAACGACATGCTCAATTTGTATACCAGACTCAATTTAGGAGAGAAAGCTAAGGTTTTTATCAAGCACATAATGGCTGATCAAGTGCACTTTGATATAGAGCTTTACAAGACGGCTATGAGAGTGTATTGCAAGGAGGGAATGGTATCAGAAGCTATAGAGTTGGTAGAGAAAATGAGTAGAGAATCCGAGGTTAAGGATAACAGATTTGTACAAACACTTGCAGAGGCAATGCATATCGaaagaaacaagcaagttaAACACGAAGCAGTTATAAACGTGAGTCGACTTGATCTCACAGCTCTCGGATTGCTGCTCACTTTGCGACTAAAAGAGGGAAATTTGAATGAGACTGAAGCAATACTGAAATTAATGTTCACGACTGATCATGGTTCATTGGCAGTAAATCGAGTCATAATTAGCTTTGTGAGAGAAG GTGATGTATCTAAAGCAGAGATTCTTGCCGATTTGATTATTGAACTAGGACTCACGATAGAGGAGGAAACAGTCGCGACTTTGATTGCTGTTTATGGGAGGCTACAGAAGCTTAAAGAGGCGAAGCGGCTTTACCGTACAGCAGAAGAATCTAAAAATCTGGGGAAATCTGTTATCAGCTCAATGATTGATGCTTACGTAAGATGTGGCTGGCTTGAAGATGCATATGGACTCTTCATGGAATCAGCAAAAAAGGGCTGTGACCCAGGAGCTGTTACCATCAGCATACTTGTTAATGCTCTAACAAATCGAG GGAAACACCGGGAAGCAGAACATATATCACAGACCTGCCTTGAAAAAAATATGGAGCTTGACACCGTTGGGTATAATACTCTTATCAAGGCAATGCTTGAAGCAG GTAAACTACAATGTGCATCCGAAATTTATGAGCGGATGCATAATGCAGGTGTTCCTTGTTCGATTCAGACCTATAACACAATGATCAG CGTGTATGGGCGGGGTCTGCAGCTGGACAAAGCAATTGAGGTTTTTAGTAACGCCCGTAGATCGGGATTATATCTGGACGAGAAAGTATACACAAATATGATTATGCATTATGGAAAGGCTG GAAAGATGAGTGAAGCATTGGCATTGTTTACTGAAATGCAGAAGAAAGGGATCAAACCTGGAGCG CCTAGCTACAACATGATGGTCAAAACATGTGCAAGCAGTAGACTCCATCGCGAGGTCGATGAACTTCTGCAAGCAATGGAAAGAAGTGGTCGCTGTACCAACGACTCATCATCCACCTACCTCTCTTTAGTTCAAGCTTATGCTGAGAGTTCACAGTACGCAGAAGCGGAGAAGACGATAACTCTCATGCAAGAGAAAGGCATCCCGCTATCTCACAGCCATTTCAGTTCATTGCTCTTTGCCTTCGCCAAAGCTGGGATGATGGATGATGCCGAAAGGATATACTGCAAGATGTCTGAAGCCAATATAAGCCCGGACAGCGCTTGCAAGCGCACGATCCTAAAAGGATACATGAGCTGTGGTAACGCCGAGAAAGGGATATTGTTCTATGAGAAAATGATAAGAAGCTCTGTGGAAGATGACAGATTTGTTAGCAGTGTAGTCCAAGATCTGTATAAAGCTGTTGGTACAAGACTACAAGATgtataa